The region TTATTCACCGGTTTAATGCTCTTGTTTTCAAGAAAAGACCCAAAAAAGGGCTTTCCGAAAAACTTACAGCAGCGTGTAAAGAGGTTTTCCGACACGCTGCTAGAACCTAGAACCTAGAACCTGGAACTGGAGGTTCCTTGTCCGATACGATCTTCATAATCGAGGACGATCTCAAGATCGCCCATGTGGTCAAGGCATACCTTGAAGGCGCGGGGTTCAAGGCGCGTCACTTCACCCGCGGCCGGGCGGCACTTGAGGCCGCTTCCAGGGAGCATCCGGCCCTGGTCATACTGGACCTGATGCTTCCCGATCTTTCAGGTGAAGAGCTTTTCCAGGACCTGAAAGCCTTGAGCGACATTCCGGTGATCATGGTCACTTCCAGATCTTCGGAGGAGGAGAGGGTTGCCGGACTTGCCCTCGGGGCGGATGATTACGTGGTCAAACCGTTCAGCCCGAGGGAACTGATTTTTCGCGTCAAGGCAGTTCTCAAGAGGGTCGAAGGGAGCAGACCGGGGGGAAGAAAGGACGTCCTGAGCTTCGAGGACGGGCGCCTGGTCCTTGACGGCCAGACCTACCAGGTGACCCGTGACGGGGTCGTGGCCGATCTCACCGCTTCGGAGTTCAAGATCCTTTTCATCCTGGCATCACGGCCCGGTCGGGTCTATTCCAGGGATGAACTTATCCAGCAGGCCCTGGATTACCATTTCGAGGGTTACGATCGCACCATCGACGCCCACGTCAGGAACATCCGGAAAAAGATCGAACCCGACCCTGGAAAACCCCGGTTCGTCCAGACTGTCTATGGCATCGGTTACCGCTTTGGAGGCAGACAGGATGCCTGATAAATAATGAAAAGATCCCTCTGGGCCAGGTTCTTTTTCCTCCTCATGGTCGTGTCGGCCATCGCGTTTTCGGCTGCCCTTTACCTCAGGGAGATGATGGTAAGGGATTTCAGGGATTACCTGGATGGGCAGTCCCTCGATTACGTATATTACACCACAGCAGAACTGGAAGGCAGTTACGAAGCCGGTGCCGGATGGGACGGGAATGAACTGGCCGGGACTGCGGTGATGGCCCTTGTCCTGGGCATGGAGGTCCGCGTCCATGATCAGGACGGGAAGCTGATGATCGACACCGGGAGCGCCCTGGACAGCCTCTCCCCGCTCATGATG is a window of bacterium DNA encoding:
- a CDS encoding response regulator transcription factor, with product MSDTIFIIEDDLKIAHVVKAYLEGAGFKARHFTRGRAALEAASREHPALVILDLMLPDLSGEELFQDLKALSDIPVIMVTSRSSEEERVAGLALGADDYVVKPFSPRELIFRVKAVLKRVEGSRPGGRKDVLSFEDGRLVLDGQTYQVTRDGVVADLTASEFKILFILASRPGRVYSRDELIQQALDYHFEGYDRTIDAHVRNIRKKIEPDPGKPRFVQTVYGIGYRFGGRQDA